A window of the Branchiostoma floridae strain S238N-H82 chromosome 12, Bfl_VNyyK, whole genome shotgun sequence genome harbors these coding sequences:
- the LOC118427131 gene encoding keratin, type I cytoskeletal 9-like: protein MTDSLECQICRQSKRRLKVLSCFHSFCQQCLEKFLKKQKVKTELDCPTCRSKTLLLDGGVAGLKDNFFVESLEDTLDEYFGNTAAKANGDKLAFLAKRKVDNLKSAEQQAQAQQAEMEKNVTETIEKIKRKAEQTRKELIALVNQQEAELLSDVNELSQARNKEFSTAIKDIKKATVALEEDIKIMTLGGEVSSRLKLLLQTELTEITGDLPAKAFIDFEEDEAADMVEPRLGEVKTMVFEARFTTLGTTGRLGPTSLGTHYRGQDHEGLVQLKDGIQYFTVPDTGKYRVEAAGEVLKILVGQEGAETDSGFFCVGGGGGTFVTKTDNTPLIVAGGAGGGYKIYHVRNLHSDGTRSTVGQYSSGGRSHFEGGSGGKGATKGDKDNVGGGGGGLLTDGASGKVHFGGTDGSNGGEGGKAFVNGGVGGRGVLYNAEGGFGGGGGSYGRGDSTRCDGCFFVSEDHPLDVVH from the exons ATGACAGACTCCCTCGAGTGCCAGATCTGCCGGCAGTCCAAACGCCGACTCAAGGTACTGTCTTGTTTTCATTCCTTCTGCCAGCAGTGTCTCGAAAAGTTTCTGAAGAAACAGAAGGTTAAAACTGAGCTAGATTGCCCCACATGTCGCAGCAAGACTTTACTTCTGGATGGCGGGGTCGCGGGACTGAAAGATAATTTCTTCGTGGAGAGCCTGGAGGATACGCTTGACGAGTATTTCGGAAACACGGCCGCGAAGGCAAATGGAGACAAACTCGCTTTTCTTGCGAAAAGGAAGGTGGACAACCTCAAGAGTGCTGAGCAACAAGCGCAAGCACAACAGGCcgagatggaaaaaaatgtcaccGAAACTATCGAAAAGATTAAGAGAAAAGCAGAGCAAACTAGGAAGGAGTTAATCGCGCTTGTCAATCAACAAGAGGCCGAGTTACTGAGTGATGTAAACGAGTTGAGCCAGGCCAGGAATAAGGAGTTCTCCACCgctataaaagacatcaaaaaggCGACTGTGGCGTTAGAGGAGGACATTAAGATCATGACGCTTGGTGGAGAAGTTAGCAGTAGACTGAAGCTACTGTTACAGACAGAGCTTACCGAGATTACAGGGGACTTACCTGCGAAGGCCTTCATCGATTTTGAGGAGGACGAGGCGGCAGACATGGTCGAGCCTCGCCTTGGAGAAGTCAAGACAATGGTATTCGAAG CCCGTTTCACGACCCTCGGTACCACCGGTCGTCTGGGCCCGACCAGCCTGGGGACCCACTACCGCGGACAGGACCACGAGGGGCTGGTGCAGCTGAAGGACGGGATTCAGTACTTCACTGTACCTGATACAGGGAAGTACAGGGTAGAGGCGGCAG gTGAGGTGTTGAAAATACTTGTCGGCCAAGAGGGAGCGGAGACCGATTCAGGCTTTTTTTGTGTAGGCGGTGGAGGCGGGACCTTCGTCACCAAGACGGACAACACGCCGCTGATCGTGGCGGGGGGTGCGGGGGGAGGTTATAAGATATATCATGTTAGAAACCTCCACAGTGACGGTACAAGATCGACAGTAGGGCAGTACAGCTCAGGTGGTCGGTCACATTTTGAAGGAGGGTCTGGTGGAAAAGGCGCCACAAAGGGGGACAAGGATAATGTAGGTGGGGGAGGCGGGGGGCTCCTAACGGACGGCGCGAGCGGGAAAGTGCACTTTGGTGGCACTGATGGGAGTAATGGGGGTGAGGGTGGGAAGGCTTTCGTGAACGGTGGAgtcggtgggaggggggtgttgtACAATGCAGAGGGCGGGtttggaggagggggagggagtTATGGTCGTGGAG ATTCCACTCGATGTGATGGCTGCTTCTTCGTGTCCGAAGATCATCCACTCGATGTAGTCCACTAG